The nucleotide sequence AGTGACGAAACAAGCTCAAATATTAATGCCGAGCAAGACACAAAACTTGAGAACGAAGCTAAAGTAACTAATGTTGTTGATGGAGATACAATAGACATTATGCTCAACGGAAAAGAAGAAAGAGTTCGTCTTCTATTGGTCGATACACCTGAAACCAAACACCCTAATAAACCTGTTCAGCCATTTGGTCCTGAAGCTTTTGAATTTGTTAAAGACACCTTAACGGGTCAAACTGTTCAAGTTGAGTATGACGGACCTAAACGAGACAAATATGATAGGTTATTAGCTTATATATGGGTTGATGGAAAGAACTTTAATCAAATGCTTTTAGAAGAAGGATTGGCTCGGTTAGCGTATGTTTATGACCCACCCTATACACATTATGAGACATTTATGAAAGCGCAGAATAAGGCCATGAATGACCAACTAGGCATCTGGAGCTTGGATGGTTACGTTGCGGAAGATGGGTTTCAAGAAATTACAAACGTTGAGATTAATAATGACCAACCAACGAAGAA is from Bacillus tianshenii and encodes:
- a CDS encoding thermonuclease family protein, encoding MKKTFLALVIGAMLLTTGCGDGVIVGQSDETSSNINAEQDTKLENEAKVTNVVDGDTIDIMLNGKEERVRLLLVDTPETKHPNKPVQPFGPEAFEFVKDTLTGQTVQVEYDGPKRDKYDRLLAYIWVDGKNFNQMLLEEGLARLAYVYDPPYTHYETFMKAQNKAMNDQLGIWSLDGYVAEDGFQEITNVEINNDQPTKNYLLLPAYNMIHSDPIETVVILKLKLKHRLFFEAAGGPAKDPHRLDGNDNDGIVCEGLK